A region of the Gammaproteobacteria bacterium genome:
TGAGTTTATCGTCACCGCACAAATAAGCACGGCGAACACAACGAGATATTACGTGGTAATAAGGCGTGGCTGACAAATCAATTAAACTGTCTCTGGCTCTTGTCATGATATTTATCTCCTACCAATTGCAGGTGACAAGCATAGTACATTGTAGTGGTACAGTGAATTTGGCCACCTAACTAGAGGTGATATACTCACCTCATATTAATTTAGGTGACATTATGAGTCGAGCAAGAAAGCCACATTTCAAACCAGAATTTCGTTTGGAAGTAGCACAGTTAGTTGTTGATAAGGGCTACTCCGTTCGTGAAGCGGCCGATGCGATGAATGTTGGTAAATCCACTGTCGATAAATGGGCAAGACAGCTAAAGCTAGAGCGTGATGGCGGTTCACCAACAGCCACACCTTTAACAGAAGATAAGCTTAAGATCCGTGAACTTGAAAAACGGATACGCCGCATCGAGGAAGAGAAAGAAATACTAAAAAAGGCTACCGCTCTCTTGATGTCGGACTCGATGAGAAAACCTTATTAGTCAGTCGGTTGAAAGAGAGCCATACCGTTAAATTACTCTGCGAAGTGTTTGATATTCATCGAAGTAGCTATAAGTATCAAAATCTTAAGCCACAACGACCATCCTTTGCAATGATTAAATTAGAGAGTGAAGTACGTGCTGCGTTTAACATGAGTGGTGGCTCAGCAGGCTCTCGCTCGATAGCTGGCATACTCAATAATGACGGTATCTCGCTGAGTCGATACCGAGCTCGTAAGGTAATGAAAAAGTTGGATTTAGTTAGTTGTCAGCCTTCTAAGCCGAAGTACAAAAAGGCGAACAATGAGCATTTGGCCGTACCGAACTTACTTAAGCGTCAATTCAATGTGAGCAGACCTAATGAAGTTTGGTGTGGCGATGTCACCTACATCTGGATAGGAACTCGCTGGGCATATTTAGCTGTGGTTATGGATTTATACGCCCGCAAACCAGTAGGTTGGGCATTCTCGTTATCGCCAGATAGTAAGTTAACAGCAAGTGCATTAGAGATGGCTTATGAAGTAAGAAAACGCCCAAAGGGAGTAATGTTCCACTCAGATCAAGGTATGCATTACACCAGTAAAAAGTTCCGTCAAACCATATGGCGCTGCCAAATGAAGCAAAGTATGAGTCGTCGGGGAAACTGCTGGGATAATGCCCCAATGGAGCGATTCTTTAGAAGCTTAAAGACGGAATGGGTGCCCAAAGTAGGTTATAAAGATTTTACCCAAGCAGATCATGCAATAACGAATTATATCATGGGCTACTATAGCCAAGTTAGGCCACACCGGCATAACGAAGGAATTAGTCCAAACGAGGCTGAAAGATTATTTAAGAAAGCCTCTTAAACTGTGGCCAAATTTAGTTGACCACAACACTGACAAGTATCTTGATTGATAGTGAATAACGGTAAAACACGCACAAATAGCATTGCACTAAATCAATTACGATCTACCTATTTAAGATTCATATATTAAGTGTATATTTGTGAGTGTCCTAAATTTAATCTTGAACAAGCGTCTCGCTATCTCTGCGGGACGCTCCGTTAACTATCAAGTTTTTCTAATAACGACTTTCAAATTTGAGTCGTCCATTATCAACACCGTTTATGGTTAGGATGGGCATCACAAAAATTTCCTCCGCCGCCACCTGTATTTCCACCACCGCCAGTGCTATCACTTGCCACAACAACAGTTGTGGTCGAACAGATCCAGTCCGATGAACCCGCACTATTGTGAGCACGTACACAATAGCGGAAGGTGCCGGCATCGCCCGTAATATCGTTAAAGCTGGTAACAGCTTCAACCGTCCCTATTTCCGTGCCTCCGACAAACATTCCTGCCCGTTTCTTATGCGGCGAATCTCGCCATATTGAAAAGCTCGCTTCATTACTGTTAGTCGTCCAGCTTACTTGTGGCCATGTTTCCCCCATTATCGCTGTTACATCTGTTGGTGGATTTGGGATAACCGATGCTGCTGGTGTTATTTCAATAAGCACTTCTGCCGTGGCAGAGCCTGAATCAGCATCGCTGACATTGGCACTGATCGTATGCTCCCCTACGGTGTTAAATACTACAACCAGCGAGTTACCTGCCCCCAAAGATCCATCAAGATTAGAACTCCAATTGATTGAGTCATCTAGGTTACCGTCTTCTATATCAGAGGCAGAGCCGTTTAAGTTGACAGCGCTGCCCGCTACAAATGTATCGCCATTAATAGGTGAACTAATATTTACTGCTGGCAGGTTATTGCCTATATCAGCCAACCAACCAATATCGAGCATTAATTCAAATGCTAATCCCGGATCATGGATCGGTGGGTTAGTAATAAACGGCTCCATGAGCTGATTTGGTGTAAAAGAGGTGCTCCAATGTGAAACGGAAGACCCCTGCTCGACCGAGTTTGGCGCATACATCGGCGCATGACCCACTGCAGCATCGACATTACCACCAATAAAATGTAGGTCTCCGGTATCGATGGCTGAGGTATGGCGCTGTGCGTCGGTCATTAGATCCCAAGTTAATGATTCGGAGTGGTCTTCTAGATTCGCTGAATAAATGTCGATCATACTAAAGAAGCGTTTACCTGTTAGTTCATCGACATAGGATGCAAACCCCAAGCCGTGTCCAATCTCATGGATGACAACATCGGCCAAATCGATATCGCCTCCGTTATCGCCGTCAAGCCCCAGATACCAGCTGGTGCCCAGCAGACACGTATTATTATTGTCGATGCTGCTATTGAACGTTGCACCCAAATCTGGAACCGTTGGTTGTAAGTCGCTACCAGCCAGAGCATTAGCTAACGCTTGTGGGTACCATGTATCGCTGAGCGGTGCATTAATGAAGTTTCGATGAACCGTGGTGGCTCCCGCAGAGCCCAGTACAGCGGAGCTTGAATTACAAGAAAGTGGATCAAACTGAGCCTCTACCTCTATTACGACCTCACTCTCTAAATATGCTCCCCAAATCTGGGCTGCATAACGAAAAACCTCAAGTCGCTGGGCACCTAGTGTTGTACCTGTGTTGCCACCAATAGGTGTCGCTATCGTGGGATCGTTAAACCCTTCACCGGCACCATCGGCATTCACAATCACGATGTTTGCAGCAAACGCTGTCATCAGTGACAAAAAGACAAGCAGTATGCCTAGCAAAGTAATCTGCTTAAAATAACGAATACACATGCTGCTACCCCCCTTGCCCAATAACGGCAGCTGAGCGGCCACAATTTAAGTGTTCGGTGCTGACGCTGCCATTTTTATTGACCACTGCAACCAATGGACTGCGAAAGCGACGGCGTAAATTGACACTTACCCCACCTGTTGGCCCTCTTTGTTGTACCAGCCCTGTGGTTGATCGGTTTGCTTGGGCGGAGTGTAACGCGGCCCATGCATTAGATTGCTCTGCTGATGGCACTGAGGTAGGTCGACCGGTTTGCGGATCTAAATGCATGACCATTCCCGATCCTCCGAGAATGCAACCACTGGTTTTTACAGCTACGTTAGGTTTGTCGATGTTGATGTCGTTTTCGGCTAGAGTCGGCACTGAGAAAAGCAACAGAATTACCGCTCCCCCTGCTGTACACAGCTGTTTGACAATTGATAGAGTGTTCATTATGCCCTCCTATTCACGGGCAATATGACAAGTGAATAGTGCATACTTATATAACAAGTTGATAGTACGAACTAAGTATTACCCTTCTAATATTGCTAGTAAGTATAGACTGCCTTTGGTGAGCTGCCACTGCATTTTCCACATATATTCATGGATAAAAAAAGCATAGTTTTTACTTACCAGCTTGAATTACAACTTTAAAAGATAACTATTCCTGCCTACTGTCTCCCAAACGAAAGCCACGAACAAACCTACATGTTGATATGGCAGTCAGGTACTTTATTGAATAATTGAGTAGCTTAACCTTTACTTTTCTCACAACAAAATCTAGATAACATATGGCCACTATTACTATTTTATTCATGATGCGCGTTGCAACTATTATTTAGGCGATAAAAACATACAATCCACTGCACTGCATTACAAAGGAAAAAAGTAGGACAACCTTAAGAGCAATCACAGTAGGGTTTTTTAATATGATCAAGGAGAATGAACGGACTCAAGAGCAAAAATCATCAGATTTATAGGATAATATTTAACTAGAAATGCGATATCGGTTGATTTAACAAACTTGTTTGATAAACCTGTCAATTCAATATTAATAATACTCATTCAATATAACTAAACGATTGAAAGATTATTCAATTTCAATTATGGTCTTCGCATATTAAAATGGACGGTTATGATTAGCGGTGTTTTTCAAGGTAGTTATCCTTTGGTTTCAACTCATATTTTGAAAATGTGAATGCGACAAATGGTGGTATCGCTTTTGCCCAGAACATTGGAAGATACCAACACGCTTTAACCAACAATTTTTTACCCTAATTAAATATCACAATATCCTATACTACATGGCCCATCTTGCCGCTAGTTGGGTGGATCAGTAGAGGTTTTACAACAATTATGAATAAGATTGAAATTAAGTATTGCTCGAAATGCCGTTGGTTATTGCGCTCAAGTTGGATGGCTCAAGAGATCCTGACGACTTTCGAGGGCGATATTGATGAATTATCGCTGCTGCCAGGTCAAGGTGGCATTTTCGAAATTATTGCCAATGGTAATATCATTTGGTCACGTAAAGAAATGGGCCGTTTCCCTGAGATCACCGAATTAAAACAATGTGTTAGAGATGCAATTGTGCCCGACAAAGATTTAGGCTGTATCGACCGAAAAAAAGCAAAAGAATAACATCAGTTATAAAATAAAGTACAAATTGCCCAATATTATTGGGTAATTTAACCCCTTCCCCTTTTAGATACTCGATGAGTACTTTAAATACATTCCGAAATAGACCGCAAGAGTATCGCTATATTTGGGCTTATTAATCACAATATGGCTAGTTTTACTCTGTCTCTTACTGCTGCACATGGTGATTAACGTACGCTTGATTTTGTTTAAAAATTCAGCAGAAATTGATCTATTCATTTGATATATATGTGATACTCTAAATTAAAGTAATCAATATAAATAATTGAGTAGCGGATAAAGGAGTTATAAAACTCTTAGCCATAACTCAGGTTAAATAAAATATTTGTGCCGGTTCTAAATTTAACTATAAGGAAGTAGTTACATGGGGTTAATTTTTAATAGGAAGGTTGTTGATATAGCGCCTACGCAAGAACAGCTTGCAGCAAACAAGTCTCAGCGAATTTTAGATAGTTTAAAAAAATCAGTTGCCTTTATCGAGTTTACACCGCAAGGCACAATCATAGATGCAAATCTAAATTTTTTAAATGCTGTAGATTATACGCTTGATGAAATTAAGGGAAAACATCACCGTATCTTTTGTGATAAAACATACACAAAATCAAGTGAATACGAGATTTTTTGGCAGCAGCTAGCCTCGGGAGAGTCAGTTAGTGATCAGTTTTTACGATTTACTAAACAGGGTACCCCCATCTGGCTAGAAGCAAGTTATAACGCGGTTAAAGATGTCAATGGCCACATCGAATCAGTGG
Encoded here:
- a CDS encoding SelT/SelW/SelH family protein → MMNKIEIKYCSKCRWLLRSSWMAQEILTTFEGDIDELSLLPGQGGIFEIIANGNIIWSRKEMGRFPEITELKQCVRDAIVPDKDLGCIDRKKAKE
- a CDS encoding IS3 family transposase (programmed frameshift); the encoded protein is MSRARKPHFKPEFRLEVAQLVVDKGYSVREAADAMNVGKSTVDKWARQLKLERDGGSPTATPLTEDKLKIRELEKRIRRIEEEKEIPKKGYRSLDVGLDEKTLLVSRLKESHTVKLLCEVFDIHRSSYKYQNLKPQRPSFAMIKLESEVRAAFNMSGGSAGSRSIAGILNNDGISLSRYRARKVMKKLDLVSCQPSKPKYKKANNEHLAVPNLLKRQFNVSRPNEVWCGDVTYIWIGTRWAYLAVVMDLYARKPVGWAFSLSPDSKLTASALEMAYEVRKRPKGVMFHSDQGMHYTSKKFRQTIWRCQMKQSMSRRGNCWDNAPMERFFRSLKTEWVPKVGYKDFTQADHAITNYIMGYYSQVRPHRHNEGISPNEAERLFKKAS